The window GTGATCTCGGCGCGGCCGGCGGCCACGGCGTTGTAGATCTTGTTGGCGGCGTGGTTGACGGAGGCTGCGAGGATCGGGGTTTTGGCGGCTAGCTGGAACCAGCGCTGCTCTTTGATGGTGCGACCGGTGTAGTTGGCGTGGGCTTCGCCGCCGGTGCGCATAAGGCCGGGGCAGACGGTTGTGACGCGGACGCCTTTGTGGCGGAGTTCGGCGTGGAGGCCTTCGGAGAAGCCGACGAGCGCGAATTTGCTGGCGACGTAAGGGAGCATGTGCGGCATGGCGAACTTGCCGCCGATGCTGGCGATGTTGACGATGGCGGCGTCGCCGTGGACGCGGTTGCGACGGAGCAGGTGCGGGAGCGCCGCGTGAGTGGTGTGGAGTGCAGCGAAGAAGTTGGTGGCCATGGCGCGGCGGTAGGCGGCGATGGGCTGGTTTTCGACGGGGCCGACCTCGATGATACCGGCATTGTTGATGAGGACGTCGATACGGCCGAAGTGGCTGACGGCGTGGTCGATGAGCATGGTGGCCTGGGCGGCGTCGGTTAGGTCGGCTGGAAGGAGGAGGACGTCGTCAGGCGATTGGACAGAGCCGCGCGCCAGGAGCGTGTTGCGGGCCTCGGTGAGTTCGTCGACGCTGCGGGAGACAAGGATGAGCTTTGCTCCGGAGCGACCGTAGCGGTCGGCGAGGGCGAGACCGAGGCCGCGGGAGCCTCCGGTGATGAGCACCACCTGGCCGGGACGGCGCTTTGCTGGGCCCGGCATGAGAGCGTAAGCAGCGGCAGCAGCGGCGATGCCGGTGAGAATCTGAGCGGTGTGGAGTGCGGCTCTGGTTGTTCTCATAACTGATTGGATGCTTGAATACGGAGCATAGCTGACTTTGCTTGACTTGCCTATGAAAGAAAGAGCTAGACTTTTGATGGAAGCATTCGGCTCGAGGTCGGATTTATGGCGACAAAACGGAAGAGCAAGGGCGCGTACATGATTTCGTCGGTTGCGGAGATGTATGAGATACATCCGCAGACGCTGCGTTTGTATGAGCGGGAGGGGCTGTTGCGGCCCTCACGGAGTGAGGGGAATACTCGTCTTTATACCGATGAAGACCTGGAGCGGCTGGAGTTTATTTTGAACCTGGCGCGAGACCTCGGTGTGAATATTGCAGGCATCGCGATTGTGCTGCAGATGCGGGAGCGGATGGAGGAGATGAACCGGCAGATGCAAGGGTTCGTCGATTATGTTCGGACGGAGATGTTGACGCGGATGCAGCAGCAAGGGCAGGCGCCGGGTGCGGGTCTGGTACCGATGCGGAGGCCGGTGGTGGTTCCCCTGAAGGTCACGGCGGTGAAGGTGAGTAAGAAAAAGTAAGGCGAGGATCTTCGACGATCAGCTGGTTGAGGTGATCGCGACGTTGGCCAAGAATTCGCAGGATTTTACGCTGCGGAGGATCTTCAGTGCCTGTCAGCCCGCGTGTGAGATGGGCTGGGCTGCGATAAACTGGAAGACTGCGGATAAGATTTTCCTGGTTTGCGCTGGGTCGTGAGTAAGGGTGAGATGAGTCTGTTGCTTCAGATTTTGTTCTGGGTCGCCCTGGGAGGGACCATAACCTCCTCCGTCTACTGCCTGATGGTAATGGCGGCCGCGGCGCGGTTTTGGGCTCGGAAACGCCGTGAGGACAGTGCGGAGCCTACGTTTCTTCCGGCGTTGAGCGTGTTGAAACCACTGCATGGAACTGAACCGGGGCTGGAAAAGAACCTGGTGTCCTTCTTCGAGCAGAAGTATCCGAAGTTCGAGCTGTTGTTTTGCGCGCGGCACGATACGGATGAGGGATTGCAACTGGCGCGGAGGGTGGGGGAGCGGTATCCGGAGGTCGATGCGAAGTACGTCACGTGCGGGGAGCCGATGCCGAAGTTCCACAATGCCAAGGTGTATTCGCTGGCGAAGCTGGATTCGGTGGCGCAGCATGAGTTGTTTATTACCAGCGATGCGGATGTAAGGGTGACGAAGGATTATCTGCAGAGGATGGTGCAGAATTTGAAGGATCCGCGGTTGGGGCTCGCTTCGTGCGTGTATCTGGGGACGACGGATCAGGGGCGGCAGGCAGGGCTTTCGGCGCAGCTCGACGCAGTCGGAAAAAGTGTGGAGATGACCTCGGGCGCTTTGGTGGCGGATATGCTCGAGGGAACGAAGTTTGCGCTGGGTGCGACGATGGCGGTGCGGAAGAAGTCGTTCGAGCAGGCTGGCGGGTTTGAGGAGCTGGGAGCGTTTTACGCGGATGATTTTGTGCTCGGCAACCGGCTGGCCGCACAGGGGATAGGGGTAAAGCTGGCGACCCATGTGATTCGATTGATGGTGCAGGATACGCCGTTTGTGCTGTCGTTTCGGAACCAATTGAGGTGGATGCAGAGCACAAGACGGTCGCGCCCGCTGGGACATCTAGGGACAGGGCTTACTTTTGCTATGCCGTTTGGCTTGTTGGGGCTGCTGTGGGGATTGCTGAGCGGCCATGTGTTGCTGGGCGTGGTTTGGCTGGCGTGGACGGTGGTGAACCGGTGGCTTCAGGCAGGGGCGATACTCAAGGCGTTGGGAGACGACAGTTGGATGTGGGGAGTTTTACTTTATCCGCTGCGTGACCTGCTGGGAAGCGTCTTATGGGTGGGAAGTTACGGGGGAGACAGGTTTTATTACCGGGGAAAAGTTTATAAATTGAAGTACGGCGGAAGGGTTGAAGAGCCAGACCTATGAGCTAGTGGACGGTGGCCGATGAGACGTGTTCGCTGAGAGGTGTCGCATCCGTTCGCAGCGCTTTGAAGTGAGGTTCTTCTGCGGTTTTTTGATTGAATTTGATTAGCGATTGGTGAGGACAGTTTTGCCTCCGGCTGTGGCGAGGGTGTGGGTCGCCGCGTAGAGGGAGAGATCGCGGGTACGGGCTGCGGGGTTGTAGGTGAAGAGGAATATGCGGCGTCGGCTGGCCCAGAGCTGGTGAAGGGATTGCTCTGTCTCGAAGATTTGTGGAGAGTCTGGCCAGAAGCTGCCGTACCAGAGGCCGTTACCGCGGCCGTTGATGAGATGAACCTGCTGGCTGGTGTAGAAGATCAGGGTTGAGCCAGAGGTGAGTTCGCCGTCGATGATAATGAGGTCGTCTGGCTGTGGGTAGACGCGCTGGGCTTCGTTGATGGCGAGGGCGAGACTCTTCGATCCGAGGATGGGATAGAAGCGGACGAGGCCTTCGTGTGCGGCCAGCAGAATAAGCGCCATCGAGGCGGCGAGGGTGAGGTTGGCGGCGTAGGTATGCTTTGCTCGCCGCAGGAGATAACTGCCGAGGCCGAGGCTCAGCATGCCGATGGCAGTGAAGGCGAGAGGGCCGCGAAAGAAGCCCATCGCCGCGCCAGTGAGGTCGGTTATGTGACTAAGGGAGAGGTTGTAGACCTCGGGGCCGCCTGCGATGGCTAGGAAAGAGACGATATCGGTGCCGGGGGGAGGGTGTGGAGCGGTGATCGCGAAGTATCCGCAGATGATTGCGGCTACGGTGGTGAGGGGGATGAGTGCGTAGAGATGCCAGTTGAGTGCGCTCTTGTTGGCGGTGAGGGTGGGCTTGTTGGTTTGCGTGCGGTCGGCCGAGGCGAGGAGGCCGCCAGCCATGAGTGCGAGAGCCGGGAGTGCGGGGAGGCTGTAGTACTCCTGACGGTTCGAGAGGGTGAAGAAACCAAGGACCAGAAGAGCCCAGAGGACGAGGGCGAGGGCAGCTTCATGTTGGCGAGCGGTGGCGTGGGCGCGGTTGCGGAGGGTGTGGATCTGATCTCGGATGGCGCCTGGAAGGAAGACTGTCCAGGGCATGATCCAGATGGCGAGGTAGAGCCAGAAGAGCCAGACGGGTGTTAGGCCGTAGTCGTGCGGGATGCGCCTGGAGAGGAAGCGGGCGATGTGCTCGTTGTAGAGATAGAACCATGCCCAGCCGCCGGTTGCAGGGAGGCCCAGGCCTTGGGGGAGTGCGATTGCCGGGGTGCGGAGTGCGGCGAGGATATGCCACGGGGCTGCGAGGGCGAGGAAGACTAAAGCGCTTGGTAGAAGGTGGAGTTTGAAGAGGAGGCGGAGTTGTTTGGTGAGGGCGAGGTAGAGAAAGACGAAGCCGATGGGGAAGACGAGACCGATTAAACCCTTGGTGAGGACGTTGGCGGCCATGACGGCGGCGAAGGCGAGGCAGGGGAGGATGGCGGAAGGCCTTATGTTGCCATCCTCGGGAAAGTGCACATTTTGCGAATCTACATTTTGTGGCTTTATGCGATCCAGTGCGATGAGGAAGAGGTGGACGGCGAGGGTCATCCAGAGGGCCAGCAGGATGTCCGGGATGTAGAAGCGAGTGTAGAGGTAAGGGCCGACGCTGGTGGCCATCGCCAAGGAGGCGTAGAAGCCTCCGCGGTCAGGGCTCGAAGCTGGTGAGATTGCAGCGAAGAGGCGGATGCCTAACGCGTAGGTGGCCAGCAGGAGGGCGAGGACGGCCAATGCAAGGGGAAGACGCGCGGCCCAGTCGTGGACGCCGAAGAGGTGCATGGAGCCGGCGGCCATCCAGTACATGAGCGGGGGTTTGTCGAAGAAGCGGATCCCGTTGATGTAGGGAGTGACAAAGTCGTGGCGGCGAAGCATCTCGCGGGCGATTTCGATGTAGACGGAGTCGACGTCGTCGAGAAGGCCGGGAGTGAAGAGGCCGCCGACCTGCAGGACTAACCACGTGACGATGAGGATGACGAGCGAGCGGGGGCTCCAGAGGCGAGGTGAGGCGTGTTGAGGGGAGGCTTCGGGCACTGGCGCTTCTTTTCGTGGGTTTTGCGACTAGTGTCGCATGCGTTGTAGGCGTAGACGCTTAAGTGAGAGGCCGTGTTTCGACTTCAGGGTCGAGGTTGAGCAGTCGCAGCGAATAAGGTCTGGTGTTATCGACGCAGGACGTGCGTTCGCGTCGCGTGGAATATTTGGAGCTATTCGGATTTGTCCAGTGGGCGATCGGTGAAGAGGGCCTTGCCGGAGCTCTCGAAGATGAGGATCTTTCGATTGCCAAGTAGACGATCGACGGTGTCACGCTGGTCGATGGGGACGAAGAGCAGCTTGCGTTCCCCGGTTCCCCAGGTGGCGAGGAGATCCTGTGGTTTGAGGAAGATCGGCGGGGCGTCGGGGAAGGTGGATCCGAAGAGCATAGAGGTTGAGCGTCCGTCGACGAGAAAGACTTGACGGCCAAGGTAGAAGGGGATCGAGGAGCCGTAGGACTGGTCGCCATAGAAGAGGATTTTATTGTTGCGAGAGATGGAGCGGTTGGCTTCGAGGTGCTCGATGGTGTCGGCGAAGGTCTTTGACGAGAGCATCGGTGTGAATCGAACGAAGGCGATGTGGGCGGCGATGAGGAAGATCGCAGACGTGAGGGCGACGGTTGCGGTGGAGGCGAGATGACGGCGCTGCGAACGTAAGAGCCAAGCTATTGCAGGGCCGAAGCAGAACGCCAGTGCTGCGAGCGTGGCGGGAAGGCGGAGAGCGGCGAAGCTGGGGCCGGTGAGGTCGAAGAGACTGGACATCGAGAGGGTGTAGTCGCCGACGCCGCGGTGGGCGAGGAGGTCACCGATGTCGGCCACGAAGGGGAGGTGACGAGATGTCCAAAGACCGTAGGCGAGTGTGATTGTGATGGCGACGCCGAGGACAGTGAAGATGGCGTGCGCCGTGGTGATTGCGCGGCGTGATGCTGGATCGAAGGCGAAGACTTGTTCTGCATGGGTGAGTGCCGCGGCGAGGAGGATCAGGAGCGGGAGGTATGCGGGGAAGGTGTAGTACTCCTGGTTGGTGGAGAGAGAGAAGAAGACAAGTACGAGCGAGGCGAAGAGACTGAGGAGAAGAGTTGAGCGTTGCGGGAAGGTGAAGGCGTGAAGGAGTGGGTTTCCGGAGGGGGAGTTGAGCTGGCGGTGGCGGAGTTCGTAGACGAGCAGGGCGATAATAGCGAGAAAGACTGTGAAGAGATAAGGGATGTGGGCGGTGTCACGCAGGAAGATACCGACGACGACGACGGCGAACGGCTGCCAATAGGAGATACGGTTGGCTATGGGGTTGGTTTTGTTGAAGCCGGTGAAGCTGCCCCAGGCTTGGCGAATAAGAACTCCGCAGAAGAGCGACCAGGGGAATAGCCAGACGAGATGGAGGCTCCAGAAGAGATAGCCGGGGAGCTTGTTGTAGTCCATCGGGTAACGCTTGCCAAGGAAGCGGAGGAAGTGCTCGTTGATGAAGTAGAACCAGAAGAATCCATGCCCGTTCATGCCACCGGTATTGCGCAGGCCGGCGAGTATGTGCCAAGGAGCGGCGATAAGGAGGAAGAGAAGAAGACCGGGGAACGGTTTGAGGTTGCGCCAGTTTTCGTATTCGCCAGAGAGAATGAGATAGACGATGGCGGCGCCAAAGAAGAAGACGAGAGCGACGAGACCTTTGGTTAGCACGGCCAGGGCTAAGGCTGTCCACATGAGGTAGGGGTGGATGGCGTGGGGGAGAAGGCGGTTCGCGCCTTCACGCGAATGATCCACTCTTTGCGATGATGCCGTGGAGGATGGTCCACTCGGATCTTTTACCGTGGCGTCTTGACGGTTTGGACCGGCAAGTTCGGAGGGTTGGAGCGATTGAAGGAGGGAGTAGAGGGCGATGCAGAGGAAGAGGGAGAGGAGGACCTCGGGGATTAAATAGCGGGTGAAGAGGAAGACGCCGATGGAGGTGAGGGTGGCAAGGCCGGCGTAGAAGGCGGCGCGTTGGTTGAAGGCTCGGTAGGCCCAATGGTACCCGAGAAAGGCCAGAAGAAGGACGCCAATGGCCTGAGGGCAGTGGGCAGCGAAGGTGTTGAAGCCGAAAAGACGGAAGCTGAGGGCGACCAGCCAGTAGGGGAGGGGCGCTTTCTCGAGGTAACGGATACCGTTGACGCGAAGGGTGACTAGATCGCCGGAGAGTGCCATGTTGCGGGCGGCGCTGGCGTGGGTGGCATCGGCGTCGTCGAGCAGTGGAGGGCTGAAGAGCGCTGCAAAGAAGATAATGAGCCATAGGCCGCTGAGGATGAAGAGGGCGGTGCGGCGTCGGGGGGTACTGGTGTAGAGCGCTGCCGGCTGTTCGGCGAGTGTTTCCAGGAGAGATTGATTTGTCATGATTTCGGGTGCTCTCTAAGCATAAAGGTTTATCGGCCAGGTCGTGTGGGGGTAGGAGCGGTCGCGCCGAGAATATACGCTCGGAAGTAAAGGGGGATGTAATCTGCTGGAGGTGGGATTTTTTGACGCCTGAGGTGATACCGGAACAATGCCTACGTTTGCTGCGGTCGATATTGGGTCAAATTCATGCAGGTTGAAGATAGCCACCGTCCAGATGCATCGGCTGAAGATGCTGCATGAGGACCGTGAGGTAACGCGCCTGGGGGAGAGCGTCTTTCAGACGGGCGTGATCTCGCCGGAGGCCATGGCGGCGACGATTCGGGCGCTGAAGCGGTTTCACAAAGCGGTGCAGCTGCATGTGGTGGATAAGGTGCGGGTGGTGGCGACGAGCGCGATGCGGGATGCTCGGAATGCAGCGGCCTTTACGGAGTGGGTGAAGTCGGCGACTGGGTGGAATGTTGAGGTGATCTCTGGGCTGGAGGAGGGGCGGCTGATTCACCTGGGGGTGGTAACGCATGAGGTGGGAGCGCGGGGGAAGTGTCTGCTGATCGATCTGGGTGGCGGAAGCTGCGAGGTGACGGTTTCTGATGGTGGGCGAATGAAGACGATGGTGAGCATGCCTCTGGGAGCGGTGCGGTTGCAGGAGGAGTTTCTGCAGAGCGATCCGCCGGCGAAGGAAGATGTTGCACGGTTGAAGCAGTTTATTGAGCGGGAGCTGCGGCGTGCGGAGAAGAAGCTGGGGATGCCTCGGGTTGGACTGGTGATTGCGACTTCGGGGACCGCTGCGGCTCTGGCGGAGGCGAGTGGGCATGTGCGCAAGGGCAGGCAGGCGAAGAAGACGCTGGCGAAGAAGCGCTTGGAGCGCGTTGGTGCGCTGACAGCGGACACTCCCGATGTGCGGAAGCTGGCCGATCGTTTGGCGAAGATGGACAATGCGGCGCGGGAGGCTGTGCCGGGGATCGGGCCGAGGCGGTCGGAGATTATTATTGGTGGCTCGCTGGTGTATGCAAGTCTGCTGGAACGGCTTGGGTTGAAGGGTTTTCGCTACTCGCCGCTGGGGCTCCGGGATGGAATGCTGGCGCAGATGCTGGCTGAGGTAGATCTGCGGACTTCGGTGCATCAGAAGATTGAGAGTGAGCGGTGGGCGGGAGTGTTGGAGGTCTGCGAGCGATACGGTATTGAGCAGCGCAAGGTGGAGCCGGTGCGCCAGCACGTGGTGGAGCTGTTCGACGCGCTGGCACGGGTGCATGAATTGCCGGAAGAGTACCGATTATGGCTCGAGGCCGCGGCGATGATGCAGGATGTTGGCAAGTTCATGAATCACCAAGGGCACTATCGGCATACGCAGTACATCATTGCGAACTCAGAGATATTTGGATTTTCGCCGGAGCAGCGATTGATCGTGAGTGCGCTGGCTCGGTATATGGGAAAGAGCCGGCCGGAGCCGATGGACCGGCCGATGAGGTGGATTCCGGTGGAGGAGCATGTGCATGTAACTCGCGCCGTGGCTCTGCTGCGGCTTGCTGTAGCGCTCAATCAGGATCGGGCGAGTGCGGTGTTGCAGATGAAGACGCACGTGTACCCGAAGCGGGTACTGCTGGAGCTTGTTCCTGGCCGGGGTGGTGCGGAGTTGGAGGCCTGGTCGCTGAAAAAAGAGGCAGGTTACTTCCGCGAGGTCTTCCGGCGAGAGCTCTTCGTCGAGGTGGCGTAGAGGGCTCGGACGGTGCGTGGGTCGAGCAGGGCCTGGAGGGTGGCAGGGCCGCGGGTGAGAACGACTCGGGCCATCGATCCTTTGCGAAGTCGGATTTTGGCCTCGGTGCTGGTTGCGGGTACGAGCAGGGAGCCTAAAAAACTGGATAGATTTGGGTTGTGGCCGACGACAAGAAGGTTTTCCGCGTGTGGATTTTCGCGGAGTAATTTTTGAAACTGCGGAAAGGTCGCTTCGGGGGCGAGCGCGTTCGAGTTCAGGATCTGTGCCTCATATCCGGTTTCGGTGCCGATAAGGGACGCGGTCTGAAGGCATCGCTTGAGAGGACTAGAGACAATCAGATCGAATTGAATATTCAAAGCATTCAGTACATAGGCGAGCTGGAGGCAATGCTTTTTGCCTTCTTTGTCGAGAGGACGCTTGAGGTCGAGTATGGGATTTTTGCGGCGAAGACCAGCACTGGCGTGGCGAAGAATATATAAATTCATAGTCTATTCACATTTTACCGCAGGCTTATCTCTGAATGGTATGTGACCAAGATGAATGCCTCGTGAGACGTTGAGCTATTCGGTCGGCTTGGATGGGTCGTGATGGAATACGCCGGGGTCGGGTTCGTCGAGTGACGG is drawn from Edaphobacter lichenicola and contains these coding sequences:
- a CDS encoding MerR family transcriptional regulator → MATKRKSKGAYMISSVAEMYEIHPQTLRLYEREGLLRPSRSEGNTRLYTDEDLERLEFILNLARDLGVNIAGIAIVLQMRERMEEMNRQMQGFVDYVRTEMLTRMQQQGQAPGAGLVPMRRPVVVPLKVTAVKVSKKK
- a CDS encoding glycosyltransferase; protein product: MSLLLQILFWVALGGTITSSVYCLMVMAAAARFWARKRREDSAEPTFLPALSVLKPLHGTEPGLEKNLVSFFEQKYPKFELLFCARHDTDEGLQLARRVGERYPEVDAKYVTCGEPMPKFHNAKVYSLAKLDSVAQHELFITSDADVRVTKDYLQRMVQNLKDPRLGLASCVYLGTTDQGRQAGLSAQLDAVGKSVEMTSGALVADMLEGTKFALGATMAVRKKSFEQAGGFEELGAFYADDFVLGNRLAAQGIGVKLATHVIRLMVQDTPFVLSFRNQLRWMQSTRRSRPLGHLGTGLTFAMPFGLLGLLWGLLSGHVLLGVVWLAWTVVNRWLQAGAILKALGDDSWMWGVLLYPLRDLLGSVLWVGSYGGDRFYYRGKVYKLKYGGRVEEPDL
- a CDS encoding Ppx/GppA phosphatase family protein, with translation MPTFAAVDIGSNSCRLKIATVQMHRLKMLHEDREVTRLGESVFQTGVISPEAMAATIRALKRFHKAVQLHVVDKVRVVATSAMRDARNAAAFTEWVKSATGWNVEVISGLEEGRLIHLGVVTHEVGARGKCLLIDLGGGSCEVTVSDGGRMKTMVSMPLGAVRLQEEFLQSDPPAKEDVARLKQFIERELRRAEKKLGMPRVGLVIATSGTAAALAEASGHVRKGRQAKKTLAKKRLERVGALTADTPDVRKLADRLAKMDNAAREAVPGIGPRRSEIIIGGSLVYASLLERLGLKGFRYSPLGLRDGMLAQMLAEVDLRTSVHQKIESERWAGVLEVCERYGIEQRKVEPVRQHVVELFDALARVHELPEEYRLWLEAAAMMQDVGKFMNHQGHYRHTQYIIANSEIFGFSPEQRLIVSALARYMGKSRPEPMDRPMRWIPVEEHVHVTRAVALLRLAVALNQDRASAVLQMKTHVYPKRVLLELVPGRGGAELEAWSLKKEAGYFREVFRRELFVEVA
- a CDS encoding SDR family NAD(P)-dependent oxidoreductase, whose product is MRTTRAALHTAQILTGIAAAAAAYALMPGPAKRRPGQVVLITGGSRGLGLALADRYGRSGAKLILVSRSVDELTEARNTLLARGSVQSPDDVLLLPADLTDAAQATMLIDHAVSHFGRIDVLINNAGIIEVGPVENQPIAAYRRAMATNFFAALHTTHAALPHLLRRNRVHGDAAIVNIASIGGKFAMPHMLPYVASKFALVGFSEGLHAELRHKGVRVTTVCPGLMRTGGEAHANYTGRTIKEQRWFQLAAKTPILAASVNHAANKIYNAVAAGRAEITITPQAWLAARIAGLAPETTQYAASLVNELILPAPSPVDQFPIGFTLTVSAHSSTEALEPEPNS
- a CDS encoding ArnT family glycosyltransferase, translating into MTNQSLLETLAEQPAALYTSTPRRRTALFILSGLWLIIFFAALFSPPLLDDADATHASAARNMALSGDLVTLRVNGIRYLEKAPLPYWLVALSFRLFGFNTFAAHCPQAIGVLLLAFLGYHWAYRAFNQRAAFYAGLATLTSIGVFLFTRYLIPEVLLSLFLCIALYSLLQSLQPSELAGPNRQDATVKDPSGPSSTASSQRVDHSREGANRLLPHAIHPYLMWTALALAVLTKGLVALVFFFGAAIVYLILSGEYENWRNLKPFPGLLLFLLIAAPWHILAGLRNTGGMNGHGFFWFYFINEHFLRFLGKRYPMDYNKLPGYLFWSLHLVWLFPWSLFCGVLIRQAWGSFTGFNKTNPIANRISYWQPFAVVVVGIFLRDTAHIPYLFTVFLAIIALLVYELRHRQLNSPSGNPLLHAFTFPQRSTLLLSLFASLVLVFFSLSTNQEYYTFPAYLPLLILLAAALTHAEQVFAFDPASRRAITTAHAIFTVLGVAITITLAYGLWTSRHLPFVADIGDLLAHRGVGDYTLSMSSLFDLTGPSFAALRLPATLAALAFCFGPAIAWLLRSQRRHLASTATVALTSAIFLIAAHIAFVRFTPMLSSKTFADTIEHLEANRSISRNNKILFYGDQSYGSSIPFYLGRQVFLVDGRSTSMLFGSTFPDAPPIFLKPQDLLATWGTGERKLLFVPIDQRDTVDRLLGNRKILIFESSGKALFTDRPLDKSE
- a CDS encoding ArnT family glycosyltransferase, whose protein sequence is MPEASPQHASPRLWSPRSLVILIVTWLVLQVGGLFTPGLLDDVDSVYIEIAREMLRRHDFVTPYINGIRFFDKPPLMYWMAAGSMHLFGVHDWAARLPLALAVLALLLATYALGIRLFAAISPASSPDRGGFYASLAMATSVGPYLYTRFYIPDILLALWMTLAVHLFLIALDRIKPQNVDSQNVHFPEDGNIRPSAILPCLAFAAVMAANVLTKGLIGLVFPIGFVFLYLALTKQLRLLFKLHLLPSALVFLALAAPWHILAALRTPAIALPQGLGLPATGGWAWFYLYNEHIARFLSRRIPHDYGLTPVWLFWLYLAIWIMPWTVFLPGAIRDQIHTLRNRAHATARQHEAALALVLWALLVLGFFTLSNRQEYYSLPALPALALMAGGLLASADRTQTNKPTLTANKSALNWHLYALIPLTTVAAIICGYFAITAPHPPPGTDIVSFLAIAGGPEVYNLSLSHITDLTGAAMGFFRGPLAFTAIGMLSLGLGSYLLRRAKHTYAANLTLAASMALILLAAHEGLVRFYPILGSKSLALAINEAQRVYPQPDDLIIIDGELTSGSTLIFYTSQQVHLINGRGNGLWYGSFWPDSPQIFETEQSLHQLWASRRRIFLFTYNPAARTRDLSLYAATHTLATAGGKTVLTNR
- a CDS encoding SixA phosphatase family protein is translated as MNLYILRHASAGLRRKNPILDLKRPLDKEGKKHCLQLAYVLNALNIQFDLIVSSPLKRCLQTASLIGTETGYEAQILNSNALAPEATFPQFQKLLRENPHAENLLVVGHNPNLSSFLGSLLVPATSTEAKIRLRKGSMARVVLTRGPATLQALLDPRTVRALYATSTKSSRRKTSRK